From Glycine soja cultivar W05 chromosome 4, ASM419377v2, whole genome shotgun sequence, the proteins below share one genomic window:
- the LOC114408695 gene encoding BRI1 kinase inhibitor 1-like yields METHHQPQKNKENDVQKITEEGVAIAKPPSPSSSPSHEFSFTISLHSSNTTIHDKSKTPPSLEVDLSPADDIFFHGHLLPLHLLSHFSSSPRFSTNSVDSFTLPIREFLEDEKRNSCNSCNSSNITIDSITNSNNIEDHNNRVTKEGSKSKPSFSLFGLSKGRKGCQVRDKEDKEDNIKHKKKLGYDVMHALKKYLRMVQPLVLFGGRREKGRFHGQAYSHSGNLIRKNKPELRGRRGEYSAPASMRTSPTNSGLLLATAALPPANDSTMEELQAAIQAAIAHCKNSIAKEEKLSC; encoded by the coding sequence ATGGAAACACATCATCAACcccaaaagaacaaagaaaacGATGTGCAAAAGATAACTGAAGAAGGAGTAGCAATAGCAAAGCCACCTTCACCATCCTCTTCCCCTTCTCACGAATTCTCCTTCACAATCTCTCTCCATTCTTCTAACACCACAATCCATGACAAATCCAAAACTCCACCTTCTCTTGAAGTAGATCTATCTCCAGCAGATGATATTTTCTTCCACGGTCACTTGCTTCCTCTACACCTCTTATCTCACTTCTCTTCATCACCTCGCTTTTCCACCAACTCCGTGGACAGCTTCACACTCCCCATCAGAGAGTTCTTAGAAGACGAAAAACGCAACAGCTGCAATAGCTGCAACAGCAGCAACATCACCATAGATAGCATTACCAACAGCAACAACATAGAAGACCACAACAATAGAGTCACAAAGGAAGGAAGTAAGTCCAAGCCTAGTTTCTCATTGTTTGGTTTATCAAAGGGGCGTAAAGGGTGTCAAGTTAGAGACAAAGAAGATAAAGAGGATAACATCAAGCACAAGAAGAAACTCGGGTATGATGTGATGCATGCACTTAAGAAGTACTTGAGAATGGTGCAGCCACTAGTGCTTTTCGGAGGGAGAAGAGAAAAAGGTCGGTTCCATGGACAAGCTTATTCTCATTCGGGGAATTTGATCCGGAAAAACAAGCCTGAATTGAGAGGAAGAAGAGGCGAGTATTCAGCACCAGCATCTATGAGAACTTCTCCAACAAACAGTGGTCTTCTGCTAGCAACTGCTGCTCTTCCTCCTGCGAATGACAGCACCATGGAAGAGTTGCAAGCAGCTATTCAAGCTGCAATTGCTCACTGCAAAAATTCTATTGCCAAAGAAGAGAAGCTCAGTTGCTGA
- the LOC114408694 gene encoding probable protein phosphatase 2C 12 isoform X3 — protein sequence MSAQSEHQSVSLSVLLKRELANEKNEKPEVVILHGQASENKKGEDFTLLKTECQRVLGDGVSTYSVFGLFDGHNGSAAAIYAKENLLNNVLSAIPSDLNRDEWVAALPRALVAGFVKTDKDFQEKAQTSGTTVTFMITEGWVVTVASVGDSRCILEPSEGGIYYLSADHRLESNEEERVRITSSGGEVGRLNTGGGTEVGPLRCWPGGLCLSRSIGDMDVGEFIVPVPHVKQVKLSTAGGRIILSSDGVWDALSAEMALDCCRGMSPEAAATHIVKESVQAKGLRDDTTCIVIDILPQEKPPTSVLTQKKPMWYRNYTRKGLLCFQRD from the exons ATGTCTGCTCAGAGTGAACACCAATCGGTTTCTCTTTCGGTGCTGCTGAAGCGAGAGTTGGCgaatgagaaaaatgagaagCCGGAGGTTGTTATTTTGCACGGCCAAGCTAGCGAGAATAAGAAAGGAGAGGATTTCACGCTATTGAAGACGGAATGCCAAAGGGTGCTGGGAGATGGGGTTTCTACCTATTCTGTTTTTGGG CTATTCGATGGACACAATGGATCTGCTGCCGCTATTTATGCCAAGGAGAATCTTCTAAACAATGTTTTAAGTGCAATTCCTTCTGATCTTAACAGAGATGAGTGGGTAGCAGCGTTGCCTAGGGCTTTGGTTGCAGGCTTTGTAAAAACTGATAAGGATTTTCAAGAGAAAG CACAAACATCGGGAACAACTGTAACCTTTATGATTACAGAAGGATGGGTTGTAACAGTTGCATCAGTTGGTGATTCCCGTTGCATACTGGAGCCTTCTGAAGGTGGAATTTATTACTTGTCAGCAGACCATAGACTAGAGAGCAATGAAGAGGA GAGGGTACGCATCACTTCTAGTGGAGGTGAGGTTGGTCGTCTAAATACAGGAGGAGGCACCGag GTTGGTCCTTTGAGATGTTGGCCTGGTGGCTTGTGTCTCTCACGATCCATTGGTGATATGGATGTTGGTGAATTTATTGTCCCTGTACCACACGTAAAGCAAGTGAAG CTTTCCACTGCTGGAGGCAGGATTATTCTCAGCAGTGATGGTGTCTGGGATGCTCTAAGTGCAGAAATGGCCCTTGATTGCTGTCGTGGCATGTCACCTGAGGCTGCAGCAACCCATATTGTGAAA GAATCTGTGCAAGCAAAGGGACTTAGAGATGACACAACCTGCATTGTTATTGACATATTACCCCAGGAGAAGCCACCTACTTCTGTGCTAACACAAAAGAAACCG ATGTGGTACAGGAACTATACGAGGAAGGGTCTGCTATGCTTTCAGAGAG attag
- the LOC114408694 gene encoding probable protein phosphatase 2C 12 isoform X1, giving the protein MSAQSEHQSVSLSVLLKRELANEKNEKPEVVILHGQASENKKGEDFTLLKTECQRVLGDGVSTYSVFGLFDGHNGSAAAIYAKENLLNNVLSAIPSDLNRDEWVAALPRALVAGFVKTDKDFQEKAQTSGTTVTFMITEGWVVTVASVGDSRCILEPSEGGIYYLSADHRLESNEEERVRITSSGGEVGRLNTGGGTEVGPLRCWPGGLCLSRSIGDMDVGEFIVPVPHVKQVKLSTAGGRIILSSDGVWDALSAEMALDCCRGMSPEAAATHIVKESVQAKGLRDDTTCIVIDILPQEKPPTSVLTQKKPVKGMLKSIFRKKSSESSSFIDKEYLESDVVQELYEEGSAMLSERLETKYPLCNMFKPFTCAVCQVEIKPGEGISIHEGVPNPGRLRPSYGPFLCPSCQEKKEAMEGKRTSDRLSSGSD; this is encoded by the exons ATGTCTGCTCAGAGTGAACACCAATCGGTTTCTCTTTCGGTGCTGCTGAAGCGAGAGTTGGCgaatgagaaaaatgagaagCCGGAGGTTGTTATTTTGCACGGCCAAGCTAGCGAGAATAAGAAAGGAGAGGATTTCACGCTATTGAAGACGGAATGCCAAAGGGTGCTGGGAGATGGGGTTTCTACCTATTCTGTTTTTGGG CTATTCGATGGACACAATGGATCTGCTGCCGCTATTTATGCCAAGGAGAATCTTCTAAACAATGTTTTAAGTGCAATTCCTTCTGATCTTAACAGAGATGAGTGGGTAGCAGCGTTGCCTAGGGCTTTGGTTGCAGGCTTTGTAAAAACTGATAAGGATTTTCAAGAGAAAG CACAAACATCGGGAACAACTGTAACCTTTATGATTACAGAAGGATGGGTTGTAACAGTTGCATCAGTTGGTGATTCCCGTTGCATACTGGAGCCTTCTGAAGGTGGAATTTATTACTTGTCAGCAGACCATAGACTAGAGAGCAATGAAGAGGA GAGGGTACGCATCACTTCTAGTGGAGGTGAGGTTGGTCGTCTAAATACAGGAGGAGGCACCGag GTTGGTCCTTTGAGATGTTGGCCTGGTGGCTTGTGTCTCTCACGATCCATTGGTGATATGGATGTTGGTGAATTTATTGTCCCTGTACCACACGTAAAGCAAGTGAAG CTTTCCACTGCTGGAGGCAGGATTATTCTCAGCAGTGATGGTGTCTGGGATGCTCTAAGTGCAGAAATGGCCCTTGATTGCTGTCGTGGCATGTCACCTGAGGCTGCAGCAACCCATATTGTGAAA GAATCTGTGCAAGCAAAGGGACTTAGAGATGACACAACCTGCATTGTTATTGACATATTACCCCAGGAGAAGCCACCTACTTCTGTGCTAACACAAAAGAAACCGGTAAAAGGAATGCTTAAGTCCATTTTTCGCAAAAAGTCCTCTGAATCATCATCTTTTATTGACAAAGAATACCTGGAGTCAGATGTGGTACAGGAACTATACGAGGAAGGGTCTGCTATGCTTTCAGAGAG attagaaacaaaatatcCACTTTGCAACATGTTCAAGCCGTTTACCTGCGCAGTGTGTCAGGTAGAGATTAAACCTGGAGAAGGTATTTCCATACACGAGGGTGTGCCTAACCCAGGAAGATTGCGTCCCTCATATGGACCTTTCCTTTGCCCAAGTTgccaagagaagaaagaagccATGGAAGGGAAGCGAACATCAG ATAGACTTAGCAGCGGGAGTGACTAA
- the LOC114408694 gene encoding probable protein phosphatase 2C 12 isoform X2 produces MMGKSEQAMSLFDGHNGSAAAIYAKENLLNNVLSAIPSDLNRDEWVAALPRALVAGFVKTDKDFQEKAQTSGTTVTFMITEGWVVTVASVGDSRCILEPSEGGIYYLSADHRLESNEEERVRITSSGGEVGRLNTGGGTEVGPLRCWPGGLCLSRSIGDMDVGEFIVPVPHVKQVKLSTAGGRIILSSDGVWDALSAEMALDCCRGMSPEAAATHIVKESVQAKGLRDDTTCIVIDILPQEKPPTSVLTQKKPVKGMLKSIFRKKSSESSSFIDKEYLESDVVQELYEEGSAMLSERLETKYPLCNMFKPFTCAVCQVEIKPGEGISIHEGVPNPGRLRPSYGPFLCPSCQEKKEAMEGKRTSDRLSSGSD; encoded by the exons ATGATGGGGAAAAGTGAACAAGCTATGTCA CTATTCGATGGACACAATGGATCTGCTGCCGCTATTTATGCCAAGGAGAATCTTCTAAACAATGTTTTAAGTGCAATTCCTTCTGATCTTAACAGAGATGAGTGGGTAGCAGCGTTGCCTAGGGCTTTGGTTGCAGGCTTTGTAAAAACTGATAAGGATTTTCAAGAGAAAG CACAAACATCGGGAACAACTGTAACCTTTATGATTACAGAAGGATGGGTTGTAACAGTTGCATCAGTTGGTGATTCCCGTTGCATACTGGAGCCTTCTGAAGGTGGAATTTATTACTTGTCAGCAGACCATAGACTAGAGAGCAATGAAGAGGA GAGGGTACGCATCACTTCTAGTGGAGGTGAGGTTGGTCGTCTAAATACAGGAGGAGGCACCGag GTTGGTCCTTTGAGATGTTGGCCTGGTGGCTTGTGTCTCTCACGATCCATTGGTGATATGGATGTTGGTGAATTTATTGTCCCTGTACCACACGTAAAGCAAGTGAAG CTTTCCACTGCTGGAGGCAGGATTATTCTCAGCAGTGATGGTGTCTGGGATGCTCTAAGTGCAGAAATGGCCCTTGATTGCTGTCGTGGCATGTCACCTGAGGCTGCAGCAACCCATATTGTGAAA GAATCTGTGCAAGCAAAGGGACTTAGAGATGACACAACCTGCATTGTTATTGACATATTACCCCAGGAGAAGCCACCTACTTCTGTGCTAACACAAAAGAAACCGGTAAAAGGAATGCTTAAGTCCATTTTTCGCAAAAAGTCCTCTGAATCATCATCTTTTATTGACAAAGAATACCTGGAGTCAGATGTGGTACAGGAACTATACGAGGAAGGGTCTGCTATGCTTTCAGAGAG attagaaacaaaatatcCACTTTGCAACATGTTCAAGCCGTTTACCTGCGCAGTGTGTCAGGTAGAGATTAAACCTGGAGAAGGTATTTCCATACACGAGGGTGTGCCTAACCCAGGAAGATTGCGTCCCTCATATGGACCTTTCCTTTGCCCAAGTTgccaagagaagaaagaagccATGGAAGGGAAGCGAACATCAG ATAGACTTAGCAGCGGGAGTGACTAA